One Nitrospina watsonii DNA segment encodes these proteins:
- a CDS encoding sunset domain-containing protein, which yields MNDSKNDHTRELQQKLEQILKHGDPGVQEMLRDLIREFHHQLMDDPKSRVSMKEQQKTLRALGEKIIRLPFLREDGEEDDEAERETVVDQPRPRRRGRLILLTVALVVAVGVVGKWVTRDEQSPPVRVCDIKGNINDRQEMIYHLPETEWYDKTFVDASRGERWFCSEAEAQAAGWRKSLRDSE from the coding sequence ATGAACGATTCCAAAAACGACCACACCCGCGAACTGCAACAAAAACTCGAGCAGATCCTGAAGCACGGCGACCCCGGCGTCCAGGAAATGCTGCGCGACCTGATCCGGGAGTTTCACCATCAATTGATGGACGACCCCAAGTCACGCGTCAGCATGAAGGAGCAGCAAAAAACCCTGCGCGCACTGGGAGAAAAAATCATCCGCCTCCCCTTTCTGCGCGAAGACGGGGAGGAAGACGACGAAGCCGAAAGAGAAACCGTCGTCGATCAACCCCGTCCCCGCCGCCGAGGCAGGTTGATCCTGCTCACGGTCGCGTTGGTGGTGGCCGTCGGCGTTGTCGGCAAGTGGGTGACCAGAGACGAGCAATCGCCTCCCGTCCGCGTGTGCGACATCAAAGGCAACATCAACGACCGGCAGGAAATGATCTATCACCTGCCGGAAACCGAATGGTATGACAAAACCTTTGTCGATGCATCGCGCGGCGAGCGTTGGTTTTGCAGTGAAGCGGAAGCCCAGGCGGCCGGCTGGCGCAAATCCCTGCGTGACAGCGAGTGA
- a CDS encoding exodeoxyribonuclease III yields MLIYSWNVNGIRAVAKKGFPEWMESAAPDVVCLQETKAHPEQVPPEVAYPAGYEAYWCPAQRKGYSGVAVFSKIKPRQVHYGMGLERFDSEGRYLRLEFPKFDLLTVYFPNGTSGDERLQYKMEFYDAFLEHCEALRKKEKKKLVICGDVNTAHKPIDLKNPKQNAKNSGFLPMERAWVDTFVEHGYVDTFREFCQEPDRYTWWTYRANARPRNIGWRIDYFFVTRDLLPKVKKSFITPEVLGSDHCPIGLEIV; encoded by the coding sequence ATGTTGATTTACAGTTGGAACGTCAATGGCATTCGTGCCGTGGCCAAAAAAGGTTTTCCCGAATGGATGGAATCGGCCGCCCCGGATGTGGTGTGCCTGCAGGAAACCAAGGCGCACCCGGAGCAGGTGCCGCCGGAGGTGGCCTACCCGGCAGGCTATGAGGCCTACTGGTGCCCAGCCCAGCGCAAGGGATACAGCGGCGTCGCCGTGTTTTCCAAAATCAAGCCCAGGCAGGTGCATTACGGCATGGGCCTCGAGCGGTTCGACAGCGAGGGCCGCTACCTGCGGCTGGAGTTCCCCAAATTCGACCTGCTCACGGTCTATTTTCCCAATGGCACCAGCGGCGACGAGCGGCTTCAGTACAAGATGGAATTTTACGACGCGTTTCTGGAACATTGCGAAGCGCTCCGTAAAAAGGAGAAGAAAAAGCTGGTGATCTGTGGTGACGTGAACACCGCACACAAACCGATCGACCTTAAAAATCCGAAACAAAACGCAAAGAACTCCGGGTTTCTGCCCATGGAGCGCGCCTGGGTGGATACGTTCGTCGAGCACGGTTACGTGGACACGTTTCGGGAATTTTGCCAGGAGCCGGACCGGTACACCTGGTGGACCTACCGCGCCAACGCGCGGCCCCGGAACATTGGCTGGCGTATCGACTATTTTTTCGTCACCCGCGACCTGCTTCCCAAAGTCAAAAAATCCTTTATCACACCGGAAGTTTTGGGTTCCGATCACTGCCCGATCGGACTCGAAATCGTTTGA
- the tpx gene encoding thiol peroxidase: MKKTISLILFSFITAALLATSLQAGITFNVTMGGKPLTLTGEPLKINQPLPDVQLPDTGLGMVNLQDAFKGKVTIVSIVPSIDTKVCEKQTHILSEENKGLDETARLVTISRDLPFAQKRFANEANIHNILFLSDYREATFGKSSGLLIDENRLLARAVLVLDKDGVIRYMEVVPDLGQLPDMERAFDTARSLT; the protein is encoded by the coding sequence ATGAAAAAAACAATCTCACTGATTTTGTTTTCATTCATCACCGCAGCGCTGCTGGCAACGTCTCTCCAGGCCGGGATCACCTTCAATGTCACCATGGGGGGCAAGCCGTTGACGCTGACCGGAGAACCGCTGAAGATCAACCAACCGCTGCCGGACGTGCAACTGCCCGACACCGGACTCGGCATGGTGAACCTTCAAGACGCGTTCAAGGGAAAGGTGACGATCGTCAGCATCGTGCCGTCCATCGACACCAAAGTCTGCGAGAAGCAGACGCACATTTTGAGTGAGGAAAACAAGGGGTTGGATGAAACCGCGCGGCTCGTGACCATCAGCCGCGACCTGCCGTTCGCGCAGAAACGGTTTGCCAACGAGGCGAACATCCACAACATTCTGTTTCTGTCCGATTACCGCGAAGCCACCTTCGGCAAGTCCAGCGGTCTGTTGATCGATGAAAACCGTCTGCTGGCCCGTGCCGTGCTGGTGCTGGACAAGGACGGCGTCATCCGTTACATGGAAGTGGTGCCGGACCTCGGTCAGTTGCCGGACATGGAACGCGCGTTCGACACGGCCCGCTCGCTGACGTAA
- a CDS encoding insulinase family protein, with protein MSFEVDRSYHGFKLVKQEKLKELNSLALQFEHEKTGAELLVLENDDDNKVFSATFRTPPFNDTGVAHILEHSVLCGSKKFPIKEPFVELMKGSLQTFLNAMTFPDKTMYPVASRNRKDFFNLMTVYLDAVFHPNITEDTFKQEGWHYELDAPEGDITYKGVVYNEMKGVFSNPESVLDRHLAHSLFPKTAYGYESGGDPVKIPQLTYDEFKEFHRKYYHPTNSRLFIYGDGDTDAYLKYLNEEYLGHFDRLEVDSHIGLQRRFSKPKWKDVPYTISKNESVEKKTYVVVGMKLGKSSDYEHCLAMEILSHILLGNAAAPLRKALLQSNLGTEVIGGGFDDNRAETLFAVGMKGAEREDAQKILDLAFATLKDLAENGIDANQIMASVNTIDFKLREANFGGFPKGIVYNIQALGSWLYDADPMGHLKYEKLMKKIKKKMTEGYFEDLIRKHLLDNKHRSVLVLYPKPGLGERHEAKLRKELRQLKANLSDKDIENLIQETKALQEMQMAPDSPEALATLPRMHLNDVEKKVPSFPCEVKRKSSPTVLFHDLFTNNIAYTQMCFNTAAVPQKQIQYLSLLGRIILGMGTKKRDYVEMSQQIGIHTGGISSSHYTSVGFQDRNRLMSYMNFSGTVLMEKLDALYDLYAELFTERDFSNTSRLVEIIRSAKANMEASIVPHGNQYVLSRMQAYYSQLGQFDEWTDGITYYRFLEDLNERVQDDAEGVAEEFRQVADKVLTRDNLLINITSPAKDFSRIDKKTNHLVDLLPNASLPAAHYEFEPPPRNEGFLTSSTVQYVGKGANLYEMGYTYSGTFEVVKALLRTAFLWDRIRVQGGAYGSMINFDLYTGDLGLVSYRDPNLSETLDVYDEIGDFLANLDLPGEELEKIIIGCIGRMDPPLTPDRKGSISRAEYMTGMTQEFKEKRLDELMATTLDDVRGYADLFHEVKEKGAVCVLGNAARIKKDASRFDHLVDVFK; from the coding sequence ATGAGTTTCGAAGTGGATCGCTCCTACCACGGCTTCAAGCTGGTAAAACAGGAAAAATTGAAGGAATTGAACTCGCTCGCCCTCCAGTTCGAGCACGAAAAAACCGGAGCCGAACTGCTGGTTTTGGAAAACGACGACGACAATAAGGTGTTCAGCGCCACCTTCCGCACGCCGCCTTTCAATGACACCGGCGTGGCGCACATCCTCGAACACAGCGTGCTGTGCGGTTCCAAAAAATTCCCCATTAAGGAACCGTTCGTCGAACTTATGAAGGGCAGCCTGCAAACCTTTTTGAATGCCATGACCTTTCCGGACAAAACCATGTATCCGGTGGCCAGCCGCAACCGCAAGGATTTTTTCAACCTGATGACGGTGTACCTCGACGCGGTGTTTCATCCGAATATCACCGAGGACACGTTCAAACAGGAAGGCTGGCATTACGAACTCGACGCACCGGAAGGCGACATCACCTACAAGGGCGTGGTGTACAACGAGATGAAGGGCGTGTTCTCCAATCCGGAAAGCGTGCTCGACCGCCATCTGGCGCACTCGCTGTTTCCCAAGACGGCTTACGGTTATGAGTCCGGCGGCGATCCGGTAAAAATTCCGCAACTGACGTATGACGAGTTCAAGGAATTTCATCGCAAGTATTACCACCCGACCAACAGCCGCCTGTTCATTTACGGCGACGGCGACACCGATGCGTACCTCAAATATTTGAACGAGGAATACCTCGGCCATTTCGACCGCCTGGAAGTGGATTCGCACATCGGTTTGCAGCGGCGTTTCAGCAAGCCCAAATGGAAGGATGTTCCCTACACGATTTCCAAAAACGAATCGGTGGAAAAGAAAACCTACGTCGTGGTCGGAATGAAACTGGGTAAATCCTCTGACTACGAACACTGCCTGGCGATGGAGATTTTGAGCCATATCCTGCTCGGCAACGCCGCCGCGCCGTTGCGCAAGGCCTTGCTGCAATCCAACCTGGGAACCGAAGTCATCGGCGGCGGCTTCGACGACAACCGCGCCGAGACCCTGTTCGCTGTCGGCATGAAGGGCGCGGAGCGCGAAGATGCGCAGAAGATCCTCGACCTTGCCTTTGCCACGCTGAAAGATCTGGCGGAAAACGGCATCGATGCAAACCAGATCATGGCATCGGTCAACACCATCGACTTCAAGCTGCGCGAAGCCAACTTTGGCGGATTTCCCAAGGGCATCGTGTACAACATTCAGGCTTTGGGATCGTGGTTGTACGACGCGGACCCGATGGGGCATCTCAAATACGAAAAGTTGATGAAAAAAATCAAAAAGAAGATGACCGAGGGTTATTTCGAAGACCTCATTCGCAAGCACCTGTTGGACAACAAGCACCGCAGCGTACTGGTGCTTTATCCCAAACCGGGATTGGGGGAACGGCATGAGGCGAAGCTGCGCAAAGAGCTGCGCCAGCTCAAGGCGAATCTTTCCGACAAGGACATCGAAAACCTGATTCAGGAAACCAAGGCACTCCAGGAAATGCAGATGGCGCCGGATTCCCCGGAAGCGTTGGCCACCTTGCCGCGCATGCACCTGAACGACGTGGAAAAAAAGGTGCCGTCCTTCCCCTGCGAGGTGAAACGAAAAAGCAGCCCGACTGTGCTGTTTCACGACCTGTTCACCAACAACATCGCGTACACGCAGATGTGTTTCAACACCGCCGCGGTGCCGCAGAAGCAGATTCAATATTTATCGCTGCTGGGGCGGATCATTCTGGGGATGGGCACGAAGAAACGCGATTACGTGGAGATGTCGCAGCAGATCGGCATTCATACCGGCGGCATTTCGTCCTCACATTACACGTCCGTCGGGTTTCAGGACCGCAACCGCCTGATGTCGTATATGAATTTCAGCGGTACGGTGTTGATGGAAAAACTTGACGCCTTGTACGACCTGTACGCCGAGTTGTTCACCGAACGCGATTTCAGCAACACCAGCCGGCTGGTCGAGATCATCCGCAGCGCCAAGGCCAACATGGAAGCGTCCATCGTGCCGCATGGCAACCAATACGTTCTGTCGCGCATGCAGGCCTATTATTCGCAGCTGGGCCAGTTCGACGAGTGGACGGACGGCATCACTTATTATCGTTTTCTGGAAGACCTGAATGAGCGCGTTCAGGACGATGCGGAAGGCGTGGCGGAGGAATTCCGCCAGGTGGCGGACAAGGTGCTCACCCGCGACAACCTGCTGATCAACATCACTTCCCCGGCCAAGGATTTTTCGCGCATCGACAAGAAAACGAATCACCTGGTGGACCTGCTGCCGAACGCCTCCCTGCCTGCCGCGCACTATGAGTTCGAGCCGCCTCCCCGCAATGAAGGGTTTTTGACCAGCAGCACGGTGCAGTATGTCGGCAAGGGCGCCAACCTGTATGAGATGGGATACACGTACTCCGGTACGTTCGAGGTGGTCAAGGCGCTGTTGCGCACGGCGTTTCTATGGGACCGCATCCGCGTTCAGGGCGGGGCCTACGGCAGCATGATCAATTTCGATCTGTACACCGGCGACCTCGGACTGGTGTCGTACCGCGATCCCAATCTCAGTGAAACGCTGGACGTGTACGATGAGATCGGCGACTTCCTCGCCAACCTCGACCTGCCCGGCGAAGAATTGGAGAAGATCATCATCGGTTGCATCGGGCGCATGGACCCGCCGCTGACTCCGGATCGCAAAGGCTCGATCTCCCGCGCCGAGTACATGACCGGCATGACGCAGGAGTTCAAGGAAAAGCGGCTGGACGAGTTGATGGCGACCACGCTGGACGATGTGCGCGGCTACGCCGACCTGTTCCACGAAGTGAAAGAGAAGGGCGCGGTGTGCGTGCTCGGCAACGCCGCACGCATCAAAAAAGATGCGTCGCGCTTCGACCATCTGGTCGATGTGTTCAAATGA